CAATTCCGCCAGGGTGGTTTGATGCCTTAATCCAATCCTGGCGGAATTTGGCTCTGCACATAAACCAAAACTCGCTCAACTCAGGAAAATTTTTCTTTTAATAGCTGAAAAACGTCTTTTTCTACCTCTTCCAGGTAACGCAGGCGTTCGGCATATTTGCCACCATCAAAAGGAGTATTTAAAAAAATATCCACAAACCGCAGTGCTTCTTCAAGAGGAGTAACCCGGGAGCCCATAACCAGAATGTTGGCATCGTTGTGCGCCCGAGCCATTTTTGCAGTGAACTCGTTAAAGCAAAGTACCGCTCTTACTCCGGGATAACGATTAGCGCAAACCGACATACCACCACCAGTGCCACAGACCAGAATACCACGGTCGCATTCACCCAGAACCACTGCACGGGCTACTTTTTGAGCAAAAGGAGCTGTTCCCATCGGCTGCTCATCACTGGTTCCAAAATCCACCACCTCATGACCTGCTTCCTGAAGCTTTTCTTTAATGGCTTCCTTATACCTGTATCCGGCATGATCTGCACCCAGAGCAATCTTCATATGATGTACCTCCTGTTACGTCTTTTTTCAAGAACTCAAAGCGGACCCTTTTGGGCTCTTTTTTCTCAAAAAAAGTACAACGTTTAAAAATTATGCCACTTCGAGCAATTTCAAAGCTGTCAGTTCATCAGTAATCAGAATTTTAATAAACCGCCCACGAATTGCTCCAAGGATAGCCTCAACTTTGCGTACACCACCTGCAAGACCTATAACATTCGGCATGTTACGCAATTCCAGTGGAGAAACAGCAATAGTGCGTCTGTGAATCTCGAGATCCAGCATATTTCCCTCGATATCATAAAATTGTCCAAATATATCACCCACTCCACCCATTCTTCTGATAATCTCCATGTCTTGCGTATCTATAAAACCAGTCTTTATATAGGTAGAAAACTGCGGATGCACTACACCAATACCAAGAAAAGACAAACGAGCATTCTTCGCCATTTCAAAAGTTTTACGATTCACCCTTTCTGCAAGGTAAAATTCTCGAAGTTCTGGAGATTCAACAACGTTGGGAGCATGTATATAATAACACTCTCCACGATAAACGCTGGCCAAACGCTCTCCAATATTGTAAGGGTTCATAAAAGAGCCAACCGTAAGCCCGCCTGCTAAACTAACGAAGCGAACATCATAGACTTCTTCTTTGGGAATAAGGTTATCAGCCATATAACGTAAGGTACTTCCCCAACCAACACCAACCAGATCGCCTTTGCGAAGAACTCTATAGAGATAGATGGCGCCACCCTTTCCTACGTTTTCATATGCTACATCTTTTTCCTCAGAAGAGGGCACAACCACAGCATCTTCGAGCAAAAAAACTTTTTTGAGTTCTTCTTCCAGAGACAAAAGATGAGCATTAGGAGCTTCTATCAGAAAGCGCACTATCTTGCTACGCCTGGCTTTATCAAGCAACCTGGTAACCTTAGGTCGAGATAAGCCAAAACGATCGGCTATTTCGCTCAAGGTAATGCCTTCCTGATAGTGCAACCAGGCAATACGAACCATCAAGTCTTCTTCGATTTTGGTCATGAATAACTATTCCCTCCCGACAAAATAAATTATAGGAGTCTAAGAATTGCTTTTCAAAAACATTCACCAAACATTTTAAATGATAACAAATTAGTAGGGCTTGTTGGTAAGTATTGATGTATGATATCATATAAGTATGAATGACAAAAACAAAGTTTTCCGCCCAGTAGGTAATCTATCCCTGTTGAGATTAACGCTGGAGCGCATTGAGGAATCGCTTTTGTCCCGCCAGCTCAAGCCTGGTGATTGGCTTCCTCCCCAAAGTGAGCTCTGCAATATGCTGGGTGTTAGCAGAAGCACAGTTCGAGAAGCTTTGAGAATGTTGGAAGCAATCGGCATTGTTAAAACAGTGCGTGGTAAAGGAACCTACATACCTGAAAAACCTTCTGGAGAAAATTTGAATCCCCTGATTTTCTCTTTTCTTTTAGAAAGCAGCTCCAGCGAAGATATTTTTGAATTCCGGGCCGTCATAGAACCTGTTCTCACCGCTTTAGCAGCCCAAAAAGCAACTGAAGAAGATTTTAATCGCCTGAGAAAAATACTGGCAGACTTAAAAGAAGCTCTCAATAAGAAGTACCCGACCGATGAATTAGCTAAAAAAGATATGGCTTTCCACAAAGCTATTTTCGCTTGTTGCAAGAACCCTTACCTTGAAAAAATAGGTGTTGTAGCCCTTAAACTTTTCAGAAATTCCATTGCTCGCTCGATTACAATAGACCCTCTGAGCGCTATAACTGACCATGAAAATATTCTAAAAGCGATGGAAAGCAAAGATGCATCAAAGATACACAGCGTAGTGCTTTCTATCCTTGAAGGATGGAAAAAGAGAGCCTTTGAAACATAACTAATTTTTCCAAAATTTTTAAAAGGAGGTTATCCCCTTGGTCAAAATAGCTGCCGTTTATACCGCCTTAGCCCTGG
This portion of the Thermatribacter velox genome encodes:
- the rpiB gene encoding ribose 5-phosphate isomerase B translates to MKIALGADHAGYRYKEAIKEKLQEAGHEVVDFGTSDEQPMGTAPFAQKVARAVVLGECDRGILVCGTGGGMSVCANRYPGVRAVLCFNEFTAKMARAHNDANILVMGSRVTPLEEALRFVDIFLNTPFDGGKYAERLRYLEEVEKDVFQLLKEKFS
- a CDS encoding sugar-binding transcriptional regulator, which codes for MTKIEEDLMVRIAWLHYQEGITLSEIADRFGLSRPKVTRLLDKARRSKIVRFLIEAPNAHLLSLEEELKKVFLLEDAVVVPSSEEKDVAYENVGKGGAIYLYRVLRKGDLVGVGWGSTLRYMADNLIPKEEVYDVRFVSLAGGLTVGSFMNPYNIGERLASVYRGECYYIHAPNVVESPELREFYLAERVNRKTFEMAKNARLSFLGIGVVHPQFSTYIKTGFIDTQDMEIIRRMGGVGDIFGQFYDIEGNMLDLEIHRRTIAVSPLELRNMPNVIGLAGGVRKVEAILGAIRGRFIKILITDELTALKLLEVA
- a CDS encoding FadR/GntR family transcriptional regulator, translating into MNDKNKVFRPVGNLSLLRLTLERIEESLLSRQLKPGDWLPPQSELCNMLGVSRSTVREALRMLEAIGIVKTVRGKGTYIPEKPSGENLNPLIFSFLLESSSSEDIFEFRAVIEPVLTALAAQKATEEDFNRLRKILADLKEALNKKYPTDELAKKDMAFHKAIFACCKNPYLEKIGVVALKLFRNSIARSITIDPLSAITDHENILKAMESKDASKIHSVVLSILEGWKKRAFET